Proteins encoded in a region of the Mesotoga sp. BH458_6_3_2_1 genome:
- a CDS encoding ABC transporter ATP-binding protein has product MVEFKDLTVVYNQGMENERVALKNVSLTIPEGQFLTIVGPNGAGKSTLLKVILGEVQPTSGLYIIDDKTMNCMKPHRLAEFIGRVYQDPNTGIFPALTIAENLIIASKKGNRPFRFSSVKEEAISLLKDLGLGLEDRMKTKAGELSGGQKQSLAMVMAILSKPRLLLLDEHTAALDPDSALRVMELTARINIEYDITIIMITHNMEIANSYGERLMRLIEGEVANDGIREILSRATSVMC; this is encoded by the coding sequence ATGGTCGAATTCAAAGATCTGACGGTCGTATACAATCAGGGAATGGAAAATGAAAGAGTCGCTCTGAAGAATGTAAGTCTGACAATTCCCGAAGGGCAGTTTCTGACAATAGTAGGACCCAATGGGGCAGGGAAGTCAACGCTTCTGAAAGTAATTCTTGGCGAGGTTCAGCCTACTTCGGGTCTATATATAATCGACGACAAGACCATGAATTGTATGAAGCCTCACAGGCTTGCGGAGTTTATTGGAAGAGTCTATCAGGACCCAAATACGGGAATATTCCCGGCTCTTACAATAGCCGAGAACCTGATAATCGCATCGAAGAAAGGCAACAGACCCTTCAGGTTCAGTTCTGTCAAAGAGGAGGCGATATCTCTTCTCAAGGATCTCGGCCTTGGACTGGAAGACAGAATGAAAACCAAGGCGGGAGAACTCTCGGGCGGACAGAAACAGTCTCTTGCAATGGTAATGGCCATTTTGTCGAAGCCCAGACTGCTGCTTCTTGACGAACATACGGCTGCACTTGATCCGGACAGCGCCTTAAGAGTTATGGAACTGACGGCCAGAATCAACATAGAATATGACATAACGATAATCATGATAACTCACAACATGGAAATCGCCAATTCTTACGGAGAAAGGTTGATGAGATTGATCGAGGGAGAAGTTGCAAACGATGGAATAAGGGAGATACTGTCCAGAGCAACTTCAGTTATGTGTTGA
- a CDS encoding sugar MFS transporter, with amino-acid sequence METKKAFSLISSYGFFLFGFTSIILGSALPAIERSFGIDHQMAGILLSLPTLAFMSSALVVSALTNRLGPFKLLAMGIFSLTGGLTVLSIGRSFGLLLIGSMAVSFGTGAMETSIGIGVSGMNYRKPGGALNLMHSLFAVGSIIAPFLVAAFLVDYNSWWKPFLVGLFGAVFLVAFVPFLFRIPFVGTSEKATHFKNEVFSQKIFWLIMAGVLLYVGYEIGFTSWLSSFVFETKGIDMRYASIFPALLWAGIFIGRLLAGFFVDKLGYELSLLMMVIIAFVSFGAALLLQSAIAIGVAVVFAGFGFSGTFPTLQAVLISSMKNGIGFAIGMFTVAASIGGAIANFFVGFLGHQFGMMAGVIFIMFLIFLEIVVVLLIMRLRAVRGNA; translated from the coding sequence ATGGAAACCAAGAAAGCTTTCAGCCTAATTTCGTCGTACGGTTTTTTTCTCTTTGGATTTACCTCAATAATACTCGGCAGCGCGCTCCCGGCAATCGAGAGAAGTTTCGGAATAGATCATCAGATGGCAGGCATTTTGCTTTCACTTCCAACACTCGCCTTCATGTCATCGGCCCTCGTTGTCAGTGCCCTTACAAATCGTCTGGGACCTTTTAAACTTCTTGCTATGGGTATCTTTTCTCTTACCGGGGGATTGACCGTTCTCTCGATTGGACGGTCGTTCGGACTTCTACTTATCGGAAGCATGGCCGTGAGCTTCGGAACTGGAGCCATGGAGACTTCAATCGGTATCGGAGTCTCTGGAATGAATTACAGAAAGCCCGGAGGAGCGCTCAACCTTATGCATTCATTATTTGCGGTTGGTTCTATTATCGCGCCCTTTCTCGTCGCTGCCTTTCTTGTGGATTACAACTCATGGTGGAAGCCATTTCTGGTAGGGCTTTTTGGAGCGGTTTTTCTTGTTGCGTTTGTGCCGTTTCTCTTCAGGATTCCCTTTGTTGGAACGAGTGAAAAGGCGACGCACTTCAAGAACGAGGTCTTTTCTCAGAAGATCTTCTGGCTCATCATGGCTGGAGTCCTTCTCTATGTGGGTTATGAGATCGGCTTCACTTCATGGCTCTCAAGCTTCGTTTTTGAGACAAAGGGCATTGATATGAGATATGCGAGTATCTTTCCCGCTCTTCTTTGGGCAGGAATATTCATCGGGCGATTACTTGCCGGATTCTTTGTCGATAAACTGGGATACGAACTTTCACTTCTAATGATGGTCATAATTGCTTTTGTGTCATTTGGAGCGGCTTTGCTTCTTCAATCGGCCATAGCTATCGGAGTGGCAGTAGTCTTTGCGGGGTTTGGTTTTTCAGGAACTTTCCCCACACTTCAGGCCGTTTTGATTTCTTCCATGAAGAATGGAATAGGCTTTGCTATTGGCATGTTTACAGTCGCTGCATCGATTGGCGGCGCAATAGCAAACTTCTTTGTTGGCTTCCTCGGTCATCAGTTTGGTATGATGGCCGGAGTTATCTTCATAATGTTTCTTATCTTCCTTGAGATAGTTGTAGTGCTTTTAATAATGAGGCTTAGGGCGGTGAGAGGAAATGCATAA
- a CDS encoding ABC transporter permease has translation MKIRIEKRLTVPKYSSVLVPILSVAIALVIMGIILLVFFYGRLGNFSLAFREMFEAYKEMLTWPFANKYGIFSTLMRMVPLAFVGLGLSFAYRMKIWNIGGEGQLYMGALAATWGALYLFKDVTSPVLMILLISVLGAAAGGIWALIPALMKAFAKTDEIVVTLMLNYVAIFWVDYLVYGPWKDPKGYGFPGTAPFPDQARLPTLFKGEFHVGFFIAVALAIVLYYVYKRTRWGMNSKIVGDNAQAARYSGISIIKYTIIALVVSGAIAGLGGAVQMMGIQHRLQHGFSPGYGYTAIIVAWLAKLNPIAILLVAFLFGGLLVGNDQLQMFYKLPMALISVFQGLVLFSLLGGEAISKYRFRVSREEAVTNE, from the coding sequence GTGAAAATACGAATCGAGAAGAGACTGACAGTTCCTAAATACTCCTCGGTCCTTGTTCCCATCCTTTCGGTAGCTATTGCTCTGGTTATTATGGGTATAATCTTGCTGGTGTTTTTCTATGGACGGCTGGGGAATTTCTCGCTTGCTTTCCGCGAAATGTTTGAAGCATACAAAGAAATGCTTACATGGCCATTTGCCAACAAGTATGGAATCTTCAGCACGCTAATGAGAATGGTCCCACTCGCTTTTGTAGGATTGGGTCTGTCATTTGCTTATAGAATGAAGATATGGAACATCGGAGGTGAAGGCCAGCTCTATATGGGAGCATTGGCCGCTACTTGGGGAGCTCTTTATTTGTTCAAAGATGTCACTTCACCGGTATTGATGATTCTCCTTATTTCAGTCCTCGGAGCGGCAGCGGGCGGAATCTGGGCCTTAATACCCGCATTGATGAAGGCTTTTGCAAAGACCGACGAGATAGTGGTAACTCTCATGCTCAACTATGTCGCAATATTCTGGGTGGATTATCTTGTCTACGGACCGTGGAAAGACCCCAAGGGATATGGCTTCCCCGGGACGGCTCCCTTCCCTGATCAAGCAAGGTTACCGACTCTTTTCAAAGGCGAGTTCCACGTTGGCTTCTTTATTGCGGTTGCCCTTGCGATAGTCCTTTACTACGTCTATAAGCGGACTAGATGGGGGATGAATTCGAAAATCGTCGGAGACAACGCTCAGGCTGCCAGATACTCGGGGATCAGCATAATAAAGTACACGATCATTGCGCTCGTTGTCAGCGGAGCAATAGCGGGGCTGGGAGGAGCCGTACAGATGATGGGAATTCAGCACAGATTGCAGCACGGATTCTCTCCCGGATATGGTTACACTGCAATCATCGTAGCCTGGCTGGCCAAGCTGAACCCAATTGCAATTCTCCTTGTCGCATTTCTCTTCGGCGGGCTGCTCGTAGGGAATGATCAGCTTCAGATGTTCTATAAGCTGCCGATGGCTCTAATATCTGTGTTCCAGGGATTGGTACTTTTCAGCCTTCTCGGAGGAGAGGCAATTTCCAAATACAGATTTAGGGTATCGAGAGAGGAGGCAGTTACGAATGAATAA
- a CDS encoding NAD(P)/FAD-dependent oxidoreductase, whose product MHKKVIVVGAGPAGLAASRTLLREGIEFTLLDSRSFPREKGCGGGLTPRARRTISQIFPELEIDGFESFELALSKISDGAVKHLVTLVSKKPIFTTVNRREFDNTLLESVIERGGEFVSSRVREVNRSGDGFVVRTEDLEYTADYVIIAAGVFGAKLLGQEPPCYTIASHGNSSPTASASVIFIQDGYLWSFPGESYDSVGGGTYPDCRLLPSFDEMSTRIKKCFDEELILNGTPVPLFNSDLVLKLNNVETGLLFTGDSAGLIDNWIGAGIDFALDSGRQAALSIAEDGYKGKTANERYLERLFPIARHLQIADAFRKKFNANLDEKLDLLKGRTAGKLLINYLSGYVKDPYWLTLKSLFTSGVKSRSTHN is encoded by the coding sequence ATGCATAAGAAGGTCATAGTGGTTGGTGCTGGACCTGCCGGTCTGGCGGCTTCAAGAACGCTTCTTAGAGAGGGTATTGAGTTCACCCTTTTAGATTCTCGAAGCTTTCCCAGGGAGAAAGGTTGCGGTGGAGGGCTTACACCTCGAGCTCGAAGAACTATCTCACAGATATTTCCTGAATTAGAAATAGATGGTTTTGAAAGTTTTGAGCTTGCATTAAGCAAGATTTCAGATGGAGCAGTTAAGCATCTGGTGACACTGGTTTCAAAAAAGCCGATATTCACGACCGTAAACAGAAGGGAATTCGATAACACTCTGCTGGAATCAGTCATTGAAAGAGGGGGAGAGTTTGTCAGCTCAAGAGTTAGAGAAGTGAACAGGAGCGGAGATGGTTTCGTGGTTCGAACGGAAGATTTAGAGTACACCGCAGACTATGTGATAATAGCTGCAGGAGTATTCGGAGCGAAACTTTTGGGGCAGGAACCGCCATGTTACACTATTGCATCCCACGGTAACAGCTCTCCCACAGCGAGTGCTTCGGTCATTTTTATTCAGGACGGATACCTTTGGAGTTTTCCGGGAGAATCTTACGATTCAGTCGGGGGTGGAACTTACCCGGACTGCAGACTGCTCCCATCTTTCGACGAGATGAGCACAAGGATAAAGAAGTGCTTTGATGAAGAGCTTATACTTAATGGAACACCTGTTCCACTTTTCAATAGTGATTTAGTCCTCAAACTAAACAATGTTGAGACGGGCCTTCTCTTTACAGGGGACAGCGCAGGTCTTATCGACAACTGGATAGGTGCGGGGATTGACTTTGCACTTGATTCGGGGAGGCAGGCGGCCCTGTCGATTGCTGAAGACGGTTACAAGGGAAAGACCGCAAACGAAAGATACCTGGAAAGGCTCTTCCCTATTGCGAGGCATCTGCAGATCGCAGACGCCTTCAGGAAGAAGTTCAACGCTAATCTTGATGAGAAACTAGATCTTCTTAAAGGAAGAACGGCTGGCAAACTGTTGATCAATTATTTGAGCGGTTATGTGAAAGATCCTTACTGGCTCACCTTGAAGAGTCTCTTCACGAGTGGAGTCAAGAGTCGCTCAACACATAACTGA
- a CDS encoding BMP family ABC transporter substrate-binding protein: protein MRKIFLFFSVLLIAAALMAAPLKVAFIYVAPVGDGGWSTMHNAGRLHVEEVFGDQVVTDFIESVPEGAEAEVVFRGYAQRGYDLVFGTSFGYMDSMVKVAQAFPDSTFMHCSGYMTTDNLGTYFGRMYEPRFLSGLIAGAMTESNIIGYVAAYPIPEVIRGINAFAMGVQYVNPDAKVHVVWSNTWFDPAREKEAAESLLDVGADVITQHQDSPSPQQAAEDRGALSIGYNSDMSAFAPNAFLAAPVWDWGPFYEYVVRNVIEDTWTNEQYWGGIKEGVVDIFIGDLVPEGIAKLVMSMREAIIQGLMHPFDGPVYDQTGALRYGKGEKPTDAELLSMDWFVSNVVGKIQ, encoded by the coding sequence GTGAGGAAGATTTTCTTGTTCTTCTCGGTACTGCTGATTGCAGCGGCGCTGATGGCGGCACCACTGAAAGTAGCTTTTATCTACGTAGCACCGGTCGGCGACGGTGGCTGGAGCACCATGCACAATGCCGGCAGGCTTCACGTCGAGGAAGTCTTTGGGGACCAGGTTGTAACTGATTTCATTGAGAGCGTTCCTGAAGGGGCAGAAGCGGAAGTTGTTTTCAGAGGATACGCTCAGAGAGGTTATGACCTTGTCTTCGGAACAAGCTTCGGTTATATGGACAGCATGGTCAAGGTTGCGCAGGCTTTCCCGGATTCAACCTTCATGCACTGTTCCGGTTACATGACTACCGACAATTTGGGGACTTATTTCGGCAGAATGTACGAGCCAAGATTTCTCAGTGGACTCATCGCCGGAGCGATGACTGAGAGCAATATTATCGGTTACGTTGCCGCATATCCAATACCCGAGGTTATCCGCGGAATCAACGCATTCGCGATGGGTGTGCAGTACGTCAATCCCGATGCAAAGGTTCATGTTGTTTGGTCCAACACCTGGTTCGATCCTGCGAGAGAAAAGGAAGCCGCAGAATCTCTTCTTGATGTGGGCGCAGATGTTATCACACAGCATCAGGATTCACCCTCTCCACAGCAAGCGGCAGAAGACAGAGGCGCGCTTTCAATAGGATACAACAGCGACATGAGTGCCTTCGCTCCAAACGCATTCCTCGCAGCTCCTGTATGGGATTGGGGTCCTTTCTACGAGTACGTAGTTAGAAACGTGATTGAGGATACCTGGACCAACGAACAATACTGGGGAGGCATCAAGGAAGGCGTTGTAGACATCTTCATCGGTGACCTCGTCCCCGAAGGTATCGCAAAGCTTGTGATGTCGATGAGAGAGGCAATCATCCAGGGGCTTATGCATCCCTTCGACGGGCCAGTTTACGACCAGACGGGTGCACTTAGATACGGAAAAGGCGAGAAGCCTACCGATGCAGAGCTTCTCAGCATGGATTGGTTTGTAAGCAACGTAGTGGGAAAGATCCAGTAA
- a CDS encoding ABC transporter substrate-binding protein, which yields MKRVLVCLVLLVGVLGLSMQTVGITAIVEHPALDAVRDGVIDVLEENGFKHGENIVIDFQNAQGSVSTAVTIAKQFVSTNAAVMVGIATPSAQALVNASKTIPIVFSAVTDPVSASLVPAFGKNSGNVVGISDMTPVKTQLQLLTLTLPDVETVGIIYNSGEANSVTIREFAKEACDALGLKLIDITGSTTVEMVASLNAQIKDVDAIYIGTDNTAASSIESISKVALRENIAIVAADIDIARSGGLIGFGFNYYQIGRATGQLVVEILKGALPSELETKILGQDSLILFVNTDIAEEIGVEIPQSVLDLANLIVTDGVETER from the coding sequence ATGAAGCGGGTTCTTGTATGTTTGGTGCTACTTGTTGGAGTTCTTGGTTTATCTATGCAGACGGTTGGAATTACGGCAATCGTTGAACACCCGGCACTCGATGCGGTTAGGGATGGGGTAATCGACGTACTCGAAGAGAACGGCTTTAAGCACGGAGAGAACATTGTAATCGACTTTCAGAACGCTCAGGGTTCGGTTTCAACCGCGGTTACTATTGCCAAACAGTTCGTTTCGACAAACGCTGCAGTAATGGTGGGTATTGCCACACCATCTGCACAAGCGCTGGTAAATGCCTCGAAGACCATTCCAATAGTCTTCAGTGCAGTTACGGATCCAGTCAGTGCAAGTCTTGTACCTGCCTTTGGAAAGAATTCTGGAAATGTGGTTGGAATAAGTGACATGACACCTGTGAAGACTCAGCTGCAGCTTTTGACACTGACTCTTCCCGACGTTGAAACTGTCGGGATCATCTATAACTCGGGAGAGGCAAATTCGGTCACGATAAGGGAATTTGCTAAAGAGGCCTGTGACGCTCTTGGGCTGAAGCTAATTGATATCACAGGCTCCACGACAGTTGAAATGGTCGCCTCACTCAATGCGCAGATCAAAGACGTCGATGCAATCTACATCGGTACTGACAACACTGCGGCCTCAAGCATAGAATCGATTTCTAAAGTAGCTTTGAGAGAGAATATCGCAATCGTCGCAGCCGATATCGACATCGCGAGATCCGGCGGCCTGATAGGCTTTGGATTCAACTACTATCAGATAGGTAGAGCTACCGGGCAACTTGTCGTTGAGATTCTCAAGGGCGCTCTTCCATCGGAACTTGAGACAAAGATACTTGGGCAGGATTCCCTGATTCTTTTCGTAAACACAGACATAGCCGAAGAAATCGGTGTTGAAATTCCACAATCAGTTCTGGATCTAGCCAATCTCATAGTAACTGATGGTGTAGAGACCGAAAGGTAG
- a CDS encoding ABC transporter permease: MNNIESFILSTLSATVRAGTPLLFAVLGTIFTERSGVMNLGLEGFMLIGAIGGFVASYQTSSLLAAILVAMLAGAILGLVHAFFTVTLRVNQIVSGLAITMLGTGLSGLWGKDYIGVIARRFEPIKIPVLSEVPYIGQILFNHDLLVYISFIMVPLMWLFIYKTRPGLTLRAVGESPDAADAKGINVFAVRYFYTILGGSITAIGGAYLSLAYNSMWIENMTAGRGWIAIALVLFATWDPAKALIGAYLFGGITALGLRLQAVGAHISPDFLKMLPYLLTIVVLFFTSTETLKRKVGAPASLGVPYSREERT; the protein is encoded by the coding sequence ATGAATAATATCGAGTCTTTCATTCTCTCGACACTCAGCGCTACCGTTAGGGCGGGAACTCCGCTGCTTTTTGCGGTCCTCGGCACGATATTTACTGAAAGGTCGGGCGTCATGAATCTCGGCCTTGAAGGATTTATGCTTATTGGGGCGATTGGAGGCTTTGTAGCTTCTTACCAGACGTCAAGTCTACTAGCGGCAATTCTGGTTGCGATGCTTGCAGGGGCTATTCTCGGTCTGGTCCACGCCTTTTTCACAGTGACTCTGAGAGTAAATCAGATCGTGAGCGGACTTGCTATAACGATGCTCGGCACTGGCCTCAGCGGACTCTGGGGAAAGGACTATATCGGTGTAATCGCCAGGCGTTTTGAACCGATAAAGATCCCCGTTCTTTCCGAGGTTCCATATATTGGTCAGATCCTATTCAACCATGATCTCCTGGTCTATATAAGCTTCATTATGGTTCCACTCATGTGGTTGTTCATATACAAGACTCGACCGGGGCTTACGCTTCGCGCAGTGGGCGAATCTCCAGATGCTGCAGATGCCAAAGGAATAAACGTATTTGCGGTGAGATACTTCTACACGATACTGGGAGGTTCCATCACGGCCATCGGGGGAGCTTATCTTTCGCTAGCTTACAACTCCATGTGGATCGAGAACATGACTGCAGGAAGAGGATGGATTGCCATAGCTCTCGTGCTGTTCGCCACATGGGATCCCGCTAAGGCATTGATCGGAGCTTATCTATTCGGAGGAATCACTGCTCTCGGATTGAGATTGCAGGCAGTCGGGGCGCATATTTCGCCCGACTTTCTGAAGATGCTTCCATATCTTCTCACGATCGTCGTTCTATTCTTCACCTCTACAGAGACACTGAAGAGAAAGGTGGGAGCTCCGGCGTCACTGGGAGTACCGTATTCAAGAGAAGAGAGAACCTAA
- a CDS encoding ferritin produces the protein MITARMEKEINAQIKAEFESAFIYMGMAAWAHKNGYFGTENFMWKQAKEEEEHAMKFIDYLKDVDATVEIPGIEKPTIDYKSILDVFEKGLEHEKYITSRINNLVTISDEDGDYATNDFLQWYVTEQVEEEKTFRNIVKRLKMVGDHVNGIFMIDSKLEER, from the coding sequence ATGATAACAGCAAGAATGGAAAAGGAAATCAACGCCCAGATAAAGGCTGAGTTTGAATCTGCGTTCATTTACATGGGTATGGCTGCCTGGGCTCACAAGAACGGATACTTTGGAACAGAGAACTTCATGTGGAAACAGGCAAAAGAGGAAGAAGAACACGCAATGAAGTTCATTGATTACCTTAAGGACGTAGATGCAACCGTTGAGATTCCTGGCATTGAGAAACCGACCATTGACTACAAGTCGATTTTGGATGTGTTCGAAAAAGGGCTCGAGCATGAGAAATACATCACTTCAAGGATTAACAATCTCGTCACAATTTCCGATGAAGACGGGGATTACGCAACGAATGACTTTCTTCAGTGGTATGTCACGGAGCAAGTGGAAGAGGAGAAGACGTTCAGGAACATAGTGAAGAGGCTGAAAATGGTAGGCGATCACGTGAATGGAATCTTCATGATTGATTCGAAGCTCGAAGAGAGATAG
- a CDS encoding ABC transporter permease: MAILEQGLIIGLMALGVYISFRIVDLPDLTTDGSFALGAAVAVRAIVSGLPAWIAIALAAGTGALAGSITGTIHRKLKINVLLAGILVMTMLYSVNLRVMGGPNLPVPRVVPERATQSFEEMSGSTGLESLFGEIDIDAEKRESRTTVVAKNIFNNDLDGSDLMLIILVISAVIVVLSVALKSDPGMTLRAFGSNPSGVVSFGISQNVLAIAGLTIANCVIGLSGGLFALYSGFSDATIGQGMVVTGLASVIMGEILLGRVKLFYGLLSPIVGGVIYQALLSLAMRYGYRIGFLASDMKLLTAVFIITVIGLRQLSSSGGKRKVKQEVKRLWSNSKI; the protein is encoded by the coding sequence ATGGCGATTCTGGAACAGGGATTGATAATTGGCCTCATGGCCCTGGGAGTGTACATATCATTCAGAATAGTTGATCTTCCAGATCTCACAACGGATGGATCCTTTGCACTGGGTGCAGCGGTTGCCGTAAGAGCAATTGTTTCCGGTCTACCTGCCTGGATAGCGATTGCATTAGCGGCAGGGACCGGGGCGCTTGCGGGGAGTATTACCGGAACCATCCACAGAAAACTCAAGATCAACGTTCTTTTAGCCGGAATACTAGTCATGACAATGCTTTACTCAGTAAATCTCAGGGTAATGGGTGGCCCCAATCTCCCTGTTCCTAGAGTCGTTCCAGAGAGAGCAACCCAGAGTTTCGAAGAGATGAGCGGAAGCACAGGTTTGGAGAGTTTATTTGGAGAGATCGACATAGATGCTGAGAAGAGAGAGTCAAGAACTACCGTTGTCGCCAAGAATATCTTCAACAACGATCTCGATGGCTCGGATTTGATGCTCATAATTCTGGTGATTTCTGCTGTGATCGTAGTTCTGTCTGTTGCTTTAAAGTCGGATCCGGGAATGACACTGAGAGCTTTTGGCAGCAATCCCTCAGGGGTGGTTTCCTTTGGAATCTCGCAGAATGTTCTTGCCATTGCGGGGCTTACCATTGCCAACTGTGTAATAGGTTTGAGCGGAGGTCTTTTTGCTCTCTACAGCGGTTTCTCTGATGCCACAATCGGTCAGGGAATGGTTGTTACGGGACTGGCATCGGTAATAATGGGCGAGATACTTCTAGGGAGAGTCAAGTTGTTCTACGGACTTCTATCTCCGATAGTCGGAGGTGTTATCTATCAGGCACTACTATCTCTGGCAATGAGATACGGTTACAGAATAGGCTTTCTTGCAAGCGATATGAAACTACTCACAGCAGTCTTCATAATCACGGTAATTGGATTACGTCAGCTTTCCTCAAGCGGGGGGAAGCGGAAGGTGAAACAGGAGGTGAAGAGGTTATGGTCGAATTCAAAGATCTGA
- a CDS encoding ABC transporter ATP-binding protein: MAELPVLEMRNITKAFPGILANDNISLDLRKGEVHALLGENGAGKTTLMNILFGIYKPDKGEILMEGQRISISSPHNALKYGIGMVQQHFTVVPSFTVAENVVLGLKEMGFFVKTKTVESIIKKLGESYDLPVNPRARVWTLSVGEKQRIEILKLLYTGAKVIILDEPTAVLTPQETEVLFKAIRKLVSEGSSVIFISHKLDEVLQISDRVTVLRGGRFVGTEERSSIDRRSLVRMMVGRDVLLDFDKPKTEPGKTVLEVEKLTVKNDKNLEAVRELSLSIRSGEILGIAGVAGNGQRELAEAIYGLRKPTHGTVFLNDKELNSTDIAQRIEEGVAFIPQDRRALATCPSLSITENMFMKNAYSNYIPQSPFNVNIRAMHKATEELISSYSISTPSTRTPSRFLSGGNLQKLVLARELSTKPCLIVAEHPTRGLDIGAMEFVYRTLLAHKERGAAILLLAGELYEIFRLSDRVAVIYEGEIMGYTPPDPKFTEEIGFMMAGSKQGEIA; this comes from the coding sequence TTGGCTGAGCTTCCAGTTCTTGAAATGAGAAACATCACAAAGGCCTTTCCTGGTATTTTAGCAAACGATAATATTTCGCTCGATCTTCGTAAAGGTGAAGTCCATGCTCTGCTGGGAGAAAATGGGGCAGGTAAGACGACTCTCATGAATATTCTCTTCGGCATATATAAACCGGACAAGGGAGAGATTCTCATGGAAGGTCAGCGAATCTCCATTTCTTCTCCTCACAACGCGCTGAAGTATGGAATCGGAATGGTCCAGCAGCATTTCACAGTCGTGCCTTCGTTCACTGTGGCTGAAAATGTTGTGCTCGGTCTGAAAGAGATGGGTTTCTTCGTTAAAACCAAGACTGTGGAATCAATTATAAAGAAACTCGGAGAAAGCTACGACCTTCCAGTGAACCCCAGGGCTAGAGTCTGGACTCTTTCTGTCGGGGAGAAGCAGCGAATCGAGATTCTAAAGCTGCTTTATACCGGCGCAAAAGTCATCATTCTTGACGAGCCAACGGCCGTACTTACTCCTCAAGAGACAGAAGTCTTGTTCAAAGCAATAAGAAAGCTTGTGAGTGAAGGCTCTTCAGTCATCTTCATAAGTCACAAACTGGACGAGGTGCTTCAGATTAGCGACAGGGTGACGGTATTGAGAGGCGGCAGGTTTGTTGGAACTGAAGAGAGAAGTTCAATTGATAGAAGATCCCTGGTAAGAATGATGGTAGGCAGAGATGTACTTCTTGATTTCGACAAGCCTAAGACCGAACCCGGGAAGACAGTTCTCGAGGTCGAAAAGTTGACGGTCAAGAACGATAAGAATCTGGAAGCTGTAAGAGAGCTTAGCTTGAGCATTCGATCGGGCGAAATACTGGGAATCGCGGGGGTTGCCGGAAATGGGCAGAGAGAGCTGGCTGAAGCAATATACGGTCTGAGAAAACCAACCCACGGAACCGTTTTCTTGAACGACAAGGAACTCAATTCTACCGATATCGCTCAGCGAATTGAAGAAGGTGTGGCATTTATTCCTCAGGACAGAAGAGCGCTTGCAACTTGTCCTTCGTTGTCAATAACGGAAAATATGTTCATGAAGAACGCTTACTCCAACTACATTCCTCAGTCACCCTTCAACGTCAATATACGCGCAATGCATAAGGCTACAGAAGAATTGATCAGCAGTTATTCGATATCGACTCCTTCGACGAGGACACCCTCAAGATTTCTTTCAGGCGGAAACCTGCAGAAACTAGTCCTTGCAAGGGAACTGTCCACTAAACCCTGCCTCATCGTTGCGGAGCACCCCACAAGAGGCCTTGACATAGGAGCCATGGAGTTTGTTTACAGAACTCTTCTTGCTCACAAAGAGCGCGGAGCGGCCATTCTGCTCCTGGCCGGCGAACTGTACGAGATTTTCAGGCTTTCAGACAGGGTTGCAGTAATCTATGAGGGAGAAATAATGGGATACACGCCTCCCGATCCGAAATTCACCGAGGAGATCGGTTTCATGATGGCCGGCTCAAAGCAGGGGGAGATAGCGTGA